In a genomic window of Polypterus senegalus isolate Bchr_013 chromosome 13, ASM1683550v1, whole genome shotgun sequence:
- the LOC120542343 gene encoding peroxisomal membrane protein PMP34 has translation MAEGRTATSILSYETLVHAVAGALGSMTAMTVFYPLDTARIRLQVDANRTPKSTPSILAEIAKEEGLTALYRGWFPVISSLCCSNFVYFYTFNSLKAALANGKAASQPGKDLLMGILSGTVNVLLTTPMWVMNTRLKLQGAKFRSTELHQTHYAGIFDAFRQIVKSEGVKALWNGVLPSLILVFNPAVQFMFYEGMKRRAGRGRRKISSVEIFLIGAVAKAIAVTATYPLQTVQAMLRFGQYKTEGKTGLVASIQSVLQLLKERLRIQGMQGLYKGLEAKLLQTVLTAALMLVVYEKITAATFKVMGLSRKVKH, from the exons GGTAGTATGACTGCCATGACTGTATTTTATCCTCTGGACACTGCGAGGATTCGATTGCAAG TGGATGCAAACAGGACACCCAAGTCGACACCTTCAATACTGGCTGAAATCGCTAAAGAAGAAGGCCT aactgCACTCTACCGTGGTTGGTTCCCAGTCATCTCCAGTCTCTGCTGTTCCAACTTTGTCTATTTCTACACATTCAACAGTCTTAAGGCAGCCTTGGCGAATGGGAAGGCTGCTTCTCAGCCGGGAAAGGACTTGCTTATGGGCATCCTCTCAG ggACAGTTAATGTGCTTCTCACCACTCCCATGTGGGTCATGAACACCCGGCTGAAGTTACAGGGAGCCAAGTTCAGAAGTACAGAGCTTCACCAGACGCATTACGCGGGCATATTTG ATGCCTTTAGGCAGATTGTCAAAAGCGAAGGGGTGAAGGCCCTCTGGAACGGGGTGCTGCCATCTCTCATCTTGGTTTTCAATCCTGCAGTGCAGTTCATGTTCTACGAAGGGATGAAGCGTCGGGCTGGCAGAGGAAGAAGGAAG ATTTCATCCGTGGAGATCTTTCTGATTGGAGCTGTTGCCAAAGCGATTGCTGTGACGGCCACCTACCCGCTTCAGACGGTGCAGGCCATGCTGAGG TTTGGCCAGTACAAAACTGAAGGCAAAACTGGGCTTGTGGCAAGTATTCAGAGTGTGCTTCAGCTTCTTAAGGAACGACTCAG GATACAAGGCATGCAGGGGCTGTATAAAGGCCTGGAGGCCAAGCTGCTGCAGACGGTGCTGACTGCTGCCCTAATGCTCGTGGTTTATGAGAAGATCACCGCCGCAACTTTCAAGGTGATGGGCCTGTCCAGAAAGGTCAAGCATTGA